From the genome of Spirosomataceae bacterium TFI 002, one region includes:
- a CDS encoding thioredoxin reductase (NADPH): MGLDLGELKVREIDRKELYMTKYDIIIVGAGPIGLACGIEAKKAGLSYLILEKGALVNSLYNYPLNMTFFSTSDRLEIGDVPFMSINSKPTRTEALEYYRRVATKWELNVKLFEEVKSVSRIGEVNTITTSKGDYEATHVIISTGFYDIPHLMNVPGEDLPKVTHYYKDPNFYAFQKVLVVGANNSAVDAAMETWRKGADVTMVVREGEIGSRVKYWVKPDIENRIKEGSIKAYFSSSIKEITEKTVLLSTPKGDIEIENDWVIAMTGYQPNLPWLKSIGITLSADEVMKPKFDDESMETNLPNVYLAGVVCGGMNTHSLFIENSRVHAEQIIKAILAK, translated from the coding sequence TTGGGGCTTGATTTGGGTGAGCTAAAAGTAAGAGAAATAGATAGAAAGGAACTTTATATGACAAAATACGACATCATCATAGTAGGAGCAGGCCCAATTGGATTGGCGTGTGGGATCGAAGCAAAAAAGGCAGGATTGTCATATTTGATTTTGGAAAAAGGTGCACTGGTGAACTCACTGTATAACTATCCCTTGAATATGACTTTTTTTAGTACATCTGATAGGTTGGAGATCGGTGATGTGCCATTTATGTCGATAAACTCTAAACCAACAAGGACAGAAGCACTTGAGTATTATAGAAGAGTTGCCACGAAATGGGAGCTAAATGTTAAACTATTTGAAGAAGTAAAGTCCGTTTCACGCATTGGAGAGGTTAACACGATAACAACAAGTAAAGGAGATTATGAAGCGACACATGTGATTATTTCAACAGGATTTTATGACATTCCACACCTGATGAATGTACCTGGGGAGGATCTACCAAAAGTTACACATTATTACAAAGACCCTAATTTTTATGCTTTTCAAAAAGTGTTGGTTGTAGGAGCAAACAACTCAGCAGTAGACGCAGCAATGGAAACTTGGAGAAAGGGAGCGGATGTAACCATGGTTGTACGCGAAGGTGAAATAGGGTCGAGAGTGAAGTATTGGGTAAAGCCAGATATTGAAAATAGAATAAAGGAAGGGTCAATTAAGGCATACTTTAGCTCAAGTATAAAAGAAATAACTGAAAAAACTGTTCTTTTGTCAACTCCCAAAGGTGATATAGAAATTGAAAATGATTGGGTAATTGCCATGACAGGATATCAGCCAAACCTGCCTTGGCTCAAAAGCATTGGTATCACGCTCTCAGCAGATGAGGTTATGAAACCAAAGTTTGATGATGAAAGCATGGAGACGAACCTACCCAATGTATACTTGGCAGGTGTTGTTTGTGGTGGAATGAATACGCATAGCTTGTTTATTGAAAATTCCAGAGTTCATGCAGAGCAAATTATTAAAGCGATTTTAGCGAAATGA
- a CDS encoding Acetyltransferase (GNAT) domain-containing protein, with the protein MLKSFEISNGSIEEVVQVMEMLPEFNFPLKTKQEINEKLFGRKHQILIAKSETDFVGFKLSYDLGDNVLYSWLGGVLPSFREKGIAKALAKHQENWAITNGFTKVRFKTLNKHKAMLCFALKNGFDITDVDKSQQPAKIILEKELL; encoded by the coding sequence ATGCTCAAAAGTTTCGAAATATCGAATGGATCAATTGAAGAAGTGGTACAGGTAATGGAAATGCTACCTGAATTTAACTTTCCTCTCAAAACAAAGCAGGAAATAAACGAAAAGCTTTTTGGAAGAAAACATCAAATCTTAATTGCCAAAAGTGAAACCGATTTTGTTGGCTTCAAACTAAGCTATGATTTAGGTGATAATGTTTTATACAGCTGGCTTGGAGGAGTTCTTCCCTCTTTCCGGGAAAAAGGTATTGCAAAAGCACTAGCAAAACATCAGGAAAACTGGGCTATAACTAACGGTTTTACTAAAGTAAGATTCAAAACTCTAAATAAACATAAGGCTATGTTGTGTTTTGCTCTAAAAAATGGATTTGATATAACTGATGTAGATAAAAGTCAACAACCTGCAAAGATTATCCTTGAAAAGGAGCTTCTTTAA
- a CDS encoding site-2 protease. Metallo peptidase. MEROPS family M50B: MEGLVMAGQLLLGLTILVGVHEFGHFIAARMFGIRVNKFYIFFDFLFPLPNVLNFALWKKKSGDTEYGLGWFPMGGYVDIEGMIDETKDASKLASEPQPYEFRAKPAWQRLIVMLGGVIINIIVGVFIFWMVTYEKGDEKLSIDEVNKLGIVAHPLAEKIGLQTGDKIINISGKPVEEYSDIVSSEVLLGENNYYTVSRTEGTKEIPIPNDLYNQITENDERTEFIEPMTTFSVGEVSPGTPAEEIGLKEGDKIVGFNGSPISYYHEFKALANENGSKKVALNVLRGSDTLKLSPTLTEDGLLGFQSSPGLTYEHIDLSLGQAFGIGAGNAFSVITDNIKGFKKIFSGQVQASKALAGPVGIARKFYGGIWDWGRFWFITGMLSMALAFMNLLPIPALDGGHALILLYEMVSGRKPSEKFMERTQQVGMVILLTLLVLIFGNDIFQAIF, from the coding sequence ATGGAAGGATTAGTAATGGCAGGTCAGTTGCTTCTTGGACTGACAATTTTAGTAGGTGTTCACGAGTTTGGTCATTTTATCGCCGCTCGTATGTTCGGTATCAGGGTAAATAAATTTTATATATTTTTTGATTTCCTTTTTCCATTACCAAATGTCCTAAACTTTGCTCTTTGGAAAAAGAAGAGTGGAGATACTGAATATGGACTTGGTTGGTTCCCAATGGGTGGCTATGTGGATATAGAAGGAATGATAGATGAGACAAAAGACGCATCTAAATTAGCGAGTGAGCCACAACCTTATGAATTTAGAGCAAAACCAGCTTGGCAAAGACTCATCGTTATGCTAGGTGGTGTAATTATCAACATCATTGTTGGTGTTTTCATTTTTTGGATGGTTACTTACGAAAAAGGTGACGAAAAGCTTTCAATTGATGAAGTAAACAAACTAGGAATAGTTGCACACCCATTGGCTGAAAAAATAGGTCTACAAACAGGAGATAAAATCATTAATATTTCGGGAAAGCCAGTAGAGGAATACTCGGATATTGTAAGTTCTGAAGTTTTACTAGGTGAAAACAACTATTACACTGTTTCACGTACTGAGGGCACGAAAGAAATTCCAATTCCTAATGACCTTTATAACCAAATTACGGAAAACGATGAGAGGACCGAATTCATAGAACCTATGACTACTTTCTCTGTTGGGGAAGTTAGCCCGGGAACTCCTGCAGAAGAAATAGGACTAAAAGAAGGCGATAAAATTGTTGGATTTAACGGAAGCCCTATTTCCTATTACCATGAGTTCAAAGCCCTGGCAAATGAAAACGGTTCTAAAAAAGTAGCATTGAATGTTTTGAGAGGTAGTGATACTCTGAAACTCTCACCAACTCTCACAGAGGATGGTTTGTTAGGATTTCAATCGAGTCCAGGACTTACATATGAGCACATTGACCTTAGCCTTGGTCAAGCGTTTGGAATTGGTGCCGGAAATGCATTCTCTGTAATCACGGACAATATTAAGGGATTCAAAAAGATTTTTTCTGGTCAAGTTCAAGCTAGTAAAGCATTAGCTGGCCCTGTAGGAATAGCACGTAAGTTTTATGGCGGAATTTGGGACTGGGGAAGATTCTGGTTTATTACAGGAATGCTTTCTATGGCTCTTGCTTTCATGAATTTATTGCCAATTCCAGCACTAGATGGTGGACATGCATTGATCTTACTTTATGAAATGGTCTCTGGCCGTAAGCCATCAGAAAAATTCATGGAACGTACACAACAAGTAGGAATGGTGATTTTACTAACCTTACTCGTTCTCATATTCGGTAACGACATCTTCCAAGCGATATTCTAA
- a CDS encoding DNA-binding transcriptional regulator, MarR family: MKKEKTIDFHIKWAWHSISRMYNVYAGQNDMTMSIGYVLINIDSENGTPATKIGPSIGMEPRSLTRMLKALEEKGWIYRETDENDKRYVKVFLTEEGKRKRSFARKGVISFNEKIYNQIPKDKIDTFVEVLEELKSIVEDETANTRANLATLKELEEIGY; this comes from the coding sequence ATGAAAAAAGAAAAAACCATAGACTTCCACATTAAATGGGCTTGGCATTCAATTTCAAGAATGTACAATGTGTACGCTGGTCAAAATGATATGACCATGTCTATTGGTTATGTTTTGATCAATATTGATTCTGAAAATGGTACCCCTGCAACTAAAATTGGCCCATCAATAGGAATGGAACCAAGAAGCCTAACCAGAATGCTTAAGGCTTTGGAAGAAAAAGGTTGGATCTACCGAGAAACTGACGAAAATGATAAAAGGTACGTTAAAGTTTTTCTTACAGAAGAAGGTAAAAGAAAAAGAAGTTTTGCTCGTAAAGGAGTAATTTCTTTCAATGAAAAGATTTACAATCAAATCCCAAAAGACAAGATTGATACTTTCGTAGAGGTTCTTGAAGAACTCAAGTCGATTGTTGAAGATGAAACTGCTAATACCCGAGCAAACCTTGCTACACTGAAAGAATTAGAGGAAATTGGTTATTAA
- a CDS encoding L-threonine ammonia-lyase — protein MTNTPKLEGIYTAAERLKGIISHTPLDKNRSLSEKYGANVFLKREDLQVVRSYKIRGAYNRMASLSQESLAQGVVCASAGNHAQGVAYACQILASKGIIFMPTTTPAQKVKQVKMFGKEFVEVRLAGDTFDDAYAEAMEYVNNHDAVFIHPFEDTFVMEGQGTVGLEIIKDSEFKIDYLLFAIGGGGLASGVSTVFKQLSPLTHLIGIEPVGAANMSASFEANELVKLEHIDKFVDGAAVKKAGETTFKVCKQNLEKIITVPEGKVCSTILSLYNEEAIVAEPAGALSIAALDFMKEEIKGKNVVCILGGGNNDITRTEEIKERSLLYEGLKHYFIIRFLQRSGAMKEFLEDVLGPTDDIVYFEYSKKTARERGPALVGLEIAKKEDFQALIDRLNEAKIQFTYINDKPELFEFLI, from the coding sequence ATGACTAATACACCAAAACTAGAAGGAATATATACTGCAGCCGAAAGACTGAAGGGTATCATTTCTCATACGCCATTAGACAAAAACAGATCATTATCTGAAAAGTACGGAGCAAATGTTTTCTTAAAAAGAGAAGACTTACAAGTTGTGAGGTCTTATAAAATTCGCGGTGCATATAACCGAATGGCAAGCCTCTCCCAAGAATCTCTGGCACAAGGTGTTGTGTGTGCAAGTGCGGGAAATCATGCACAAGGAGTAGCTTATGCATGCCAAATTTTAGCCTCAAAGGGTATCATCTTTATGCCAACTACTACACCAGCCCAAAAGGTAAAACAAGTAAAGATGTTTGGAAAAGAGTTTGTGGAAGTTAGGCTGGCCGGTGATACTTTCGACGATGCCTATGCCGAAGCAATGGAATATGTAAATAACCATGATGCTGTTTTTATTCATCCTTTTGAAGATACATTCGTAATGGAAGGGCAAGGAACAGTTGGTCTAGAAATAATTAAAGATTCAGAATTTAAAATAGACTACCTCCTATTTGCGATTGGTGGTGGTGGCTTAGCAAGTGGCGTGAGTACTGTTTTTAAGCAACTCAGCCCACTTACACACTTGATTGGAATAGAACCAGTAGGAGCTGCAAACATGTCAGCTTCATTTGAAGCTAATGAGCTTGTTAAGCTTGAACACATCGACAAGTTCGTTGATGGAGCAGCTGTAAAAAAGGCAGGAGAAACCACTTTCAAAGTGTGTAAACAAAACCTTGAAAAAATTATTACTGTGCCAGAGGGGAAAGTATGTTCTACTATTCTTTCACTTTATAACGAAGAGGCCATTGTTGCTGAGCCCGCAGGAGCTTTAAGTATTGCCGCATTGGATTTCATGAAGGAAGAAATAAAAGGCAAAAACGTGGTTTGCATCCTTGGAGGAGGCAATAATGACATCACAAGAACAGAAGAAATAAAAGAACGTTCTTTACTCTATGAAGGGCTAAAGCACTATTTTATCATTAGATTCCTACAAAGAAGCGGAGCAATGAAAGAGTTTCTTGAAGATGTACTTGGCCCAACAGACGACATCGTATATTTTGAATATTCTAAGAAGACAGCACGAGAAAGAGGTCCGGCATTAGTAGGTTTAGAAATAGCAAAGAAAGAAGATTTTCAAGCCCTAATAGACAGGCTAAATGAAGCAAAGATTCAGTTTACATATATTAACGATAAACCCGAATTGTTCGAATTTTTAATTTGA